The following coding sequences are from one Chondrinema litorale window:
- the dinD gene encoding DNA damage-inducible protein D, giving the protein MNKFKIQELREAFEKEATEVEGVECWSARELQKLLGYKEWRKFEGTIKKAEEACKNSAESVTAHFVGVDKTSQMPRGGERIIKDYLLSRYACYLVAQNGDPRKEEIAFAQSYFALQTRKHELLEERIKITERITALKELEESKGTLQNAIFQRGIDEQGFREIAEAGDSELFNMSNAELREKMNIPEGREVEDFLPKITLAAKNFSNLITEANINQKDLQSQDEITEEHQQANRSIRNTLNENNIRPEDLPPEEDIRESRKKLKD; this is encoded by the coding sequence ATGAATAAATTCAAGATACAGGAGCTGAGAGAAGCCTTTGAAAAAGAAGCTACAGAAGTGGAAGGGGTAGAATGCTGGTCTGCCAGAGAACTACAAAAACTACTGGGCTATAAGGAGTGGCGAAAGTTTGAAGGCACCATTAAAAAAGCTGAAGAAGCTTGTAAAAACAGCGCTGAGAGTGTTACAGCACATTTTGTCGGCGTAGACAAAACATCACAAATGCCTCGCGGTGGAGAGCGAATTATCAAAGATTACCTGTTGAGTAGGTATGCCTGTTATCTTGTTGCACAAAACGGAGACCCTAGAAAAGAAGAGATTGCTTTCGCCCAAAGTTATTTTGCTTTGCAAACGCGCAAACACGAATTACTAGAAGAGCGAATTAAAATTACAGAAAGAATTACAGCCCTAAAAGAACTGGAAGAGAGCAAAGGCACTTTGCAAAATGCTATTTTTCAGCGGGGGATTGATGAACAGGGTTTCCGTGAAATTGCTGAAGCGGGTGACTCCGAATTGTTTAATATGTCGAATGCTGAGTTGAGGGAGAAAATGAATATTCCTGAGGGGAGAGAAGTTGAAGATTTTTTACCTAAAATCACTTTAGCAGCCAAGAACTTTTCTAACCTCATTACAGAAGCAAACATCAACCAAAAAGACTTGCAGAGCCAAGATGAAATTACAGAAGAGCATCAGCAAGCAAACCGAAGCATCAGAAACACTTTAAACGAAAACAACATTCGCCCAGAAGACTTGCCACCAGAAGAAGACATTCGAGAATCTAGAAAGAAATTGAAGGATTGA